In [Clostridium] cellulosi, one genomic interval encodes:
- a CDS encoding putative secreted protein (Hypothetical protein) encodes MAIDYKVSGMTKKTRRRVIWCSVIAVVVLAGGAAAAAALHMYGKSVQSDEIVFANIGEPCMGKSGFYYQKQNQNDSRYYYFDYSSKESVVLCNRPNCTHEDETTCDAYFDGIPLLAQYNDKLYFLVPGYENSVIYVANSDGSNKKRLISINGKVGFRLAIADNKLFYEKTVQQYDENLNPVGNPKVSICMYDLTVHKNSTLTKVRSGIDATIKLLGYYNNAVYYMYQDNKKKADPNIDYNEANLSYFKSLIGHQSIYRYDISTGKETEFLNSLDKFGISPALYQDSIFYMTTNSSSHVTTLYRYLLYNDELQIIASGKDLYNGIIECADGKVFYSRGVFNGKSVTYTSIKTSYAYDLKTGKSTEVKLRSGNDCYSVIGASSDLVFFSVGKNEALTGSTSDLSYAYMNKKDFYAGKLACTEIK; translated from the coding sequence ATGGCGATTGATTACAAGGTGAGCGGTATGACAAAGAAAACGCGCAGACGGGTAATATGGTGTTCTGTAATCGCGGTGGTGGTGCTTGCCGGCGGCGCGGCGGCAGCGGCGGCGCTGCATATGTATGGTAAAAGCGTGCAAAGTGACGAAATAGTTTTTGCAAATATCGGTGAGCCCTGCATGGGTAAGTCAGGATTCTATTATCAAAAACAGAATCAAAATGATTCCCGATACTATTATTTCGATTATAGTTCAAAAGAAAGTGTGGTTTTATGTAATCGCCCGAATTGCACTCACGAAGATGAAACAACATGCGACGCATATTTTGACGGTATACCGCTGCTTGCACAGTATAACGATAAGTTGTATTTTTTAGTGCCGGGGTACGAAAATTCAGTAATCTATGTGGCAAATTCCGATGGTTCTAACAAAAAGCGGTTGATATCGATAAATGGCAAGGTAGGCTTTAGGTTGGCGATTGCGGATAATAAGCTGTTTTATGAAAAAACCGTGCAGCAATATGACGAAAATTTAAATCCGGTTGGTAACCCTAAGGTAAGTATCTGTATGTATGATCTGACGGTACACAAAAACAGTACGCTTACTAAAGTACGAAGTGGTATCGATGCGACGATAAAGCTGCTCGGTTATTACAATAACGCAGTGTACTACATGTATCAGGATAATAAGAAGAAAGCGGATCCCAATATAGATTACAATGAAGCTAACTTGTCATATTTTAAGTCGCTAATAGGCCATCAATCCATATACCGTTATGATATATCGACCGGCAAAGAGACTGAATTTCTCAATTCGCTTGATAAATTCGGTATTTCACCAGCATTGTATCAGGACAGTATCTTTTACATGACAACAAATAGCTCATCCCATGTTACGACCCTTTACCGATACTTACTTTACAATGATGAACTGCAAATAATTGCATCGGGTAAGGATTTGTATAATGGGATTATAGAATGTGCCGACGGCAAGGTGTTTTATTCGCGCGGCGTTTTTAACGGGAAATCTGTTACATACACGAGTATAAAAACTTCATATGCGTACGACCTGAAAACAGGGAAAAGCACAGAAGTAAAACTTCGCAGCGGTAACGACTGTTATTCTGTAATCGGGGCGTCATCAGACTTAGTTTTTTTCTCGGTTGGAAAAAATGAGGCGCTGACCGGTTCGACTTCTGATTTGAGTTACGCATATATGAATAAGAAAGATTTCTATGCCGGTAAACTGGCCTGCACAGAAATTAAATAA
- a CDS encoding putative secreted protein (Hypothetical protein), with translation MKRFTAILLSFTVCFILFGCSKNSIQKSKVSSHSSSSKKDEIVWVTDKYAAVDGDLVEKLNSLLKKRGYNFRVSFKKIEDNWESDSLLPTIMELKNSGQQADLIYSGVGNADKTVNNYYDFVKNGIYTDLTQMLSTESGRAVKNAIDDKIWKGITVNGKIYGVRVQGYVAVPAALGFNKEIVNKYHLDISNPSADLWDYEDMLKKVYEGEKTNKKFSALVLLTDLSNNCLMNYDAITKAIGINLMDPSAKAVNMYEQDYVKKWFITIKRYRDLGFICDNPDNYFMRYEGYFAESGTEGSGKYKVNMLFRKIGPLYAKQSAVNHAINGIASWSENKENAFEMLKLCTTDKDIANLLVYGIEGQNYTLKDGKVVPNKNDYHDPINQMFFANNLLLYSSPEFGIDMSNCKEYNASAKESPILGFFFDDSRVKKEVKATDAVVAKYTEQLWDGEEANAEETLAQMQRELKAAGIDKVLDEVNRQIEAWKTVNK, from the coding sequence ATGAAGAGATTTACTGCAATTCTCTTATCTTTTACAGTATGCTTTATATTATTCGGCTGCAGCAAAAATTCTATACAAAAATCCAAAGTTTCTTCGCATAGCTCATCATCAAAAAAGGACGAGATTGTTTGGGTAACAGACAAATATGCTGCTGTTGATGGGGATTTGGTTGAAAAGCTGAACAGTCTGCTGAAAAAAAGGGGATATAATTTCCGTGTCAGTTTCAAGAAAATTGAAGACAACTGGGAATCGGATAGTCTTTTGCCGACAATTATGGAATTAAAGAATTCAGGTCAGCAGGCGGACTTAATTTATTCTGGCGTTGGCAATGCAGACAAGACTGTAAACAACTATTATGATTTTGTAAAAAACGGTATTTATACCGATTTGACGCAAATGCTTTCGACGGAGAGCGGACGGGCAGTGAAAAATGCAATTGATGATAAAATCTGGAAAGGGATAACCGTAAACGGGAAGATATACGGTGTTCGCGTTCAAGGTTATGTGGCAGTACCTGCCGCATTGGGATTCAATAAAGAGATTGTGAATAAGTATCATCTTGATATCTCAAATCCATCCGCAGACCTGTGGGATTATGAGGATATGCTCAAAAAGGTTTATGAAGGTGAAAAAACAAATAAAAAATTCAGCGCTTTAGTATTATTAACGGATTTATCGAATAACTGTCTGATGAATTATGATGCCATAACCAAAGCGATAGGTATTAACCTTATGGATCCGAGCGCAAAAGCAGTAAACATGTATGAACAGGATTATGTAAAGAAGTGGTTTATTACAATAAAACGGTATAGGGATCTTGGATTTATCTGCGATAATCCTGATAATTATTTCATGCGATATGAAGGCTACTTCGCAGAAAGTGGAACAGAGGGCTCAGGCAAATACAAGGTTAATATGCTTTTTCGTAAGATCGGTCCGCTCTATGCAAAACAATCAGCAGTCAACCACGCTATCAACGGAATTGCTTCTTGGTCAGAAAACAAGGAAAATGCCTTTGAGATGCTGAAATTATGCACTACAGACAAAGATATTGCAAATCTGCTTGTATATGGTATCGAAGGGCAGAACTACACGCTGAAAGACGGTAAGGTTGTTCCGAATAAAAATGATTATCATGATCCAATAAACCAGATGTTTTTTGCCAACAATCTGCTTTTATACTCGTCGCCTGAATTCGGGATAGATATGTCTAATTGCAAAGAATATAACGCCTCTGCTAAGGAGTCACCTATCCTCGGCTTTTTCTTTGACGACAGCCGTGTCAAAAAAGAGGTTAAGGCTACCGACGCCGTTGTTGCGAAATACACGGAGCAATTGTGGGACGGCGAGGAAGCAAATGCCGAGGAAACACTTGCGCAGATGCAGCGTGAGCTTAAGGCGGCAGGCATTGATAAGGTGCTAGATGAGGTGAACCGCCAGATTGAAGCTTGGAAGACTGTAAATAAATAA